The genomic interval TTCGGCCGCGGTCGAACGCCGACCGCTGACCGCATGACCGCACCCCAGCACCGCACGCGGAAGACCGATGCTCGAACCGACTGAATGGCGCGGAGACCCGACCCGGCGAGCCGAGACCGACGACGCGACCAGACGCGAGGAGGCGACCGTTGAGCCCGTGTCGAGCTGCGACTACTGCGGCGGCCCGATAGCCGCCGACGAGTGGCATCCGGTCGTGACCCGACGCGACGACGGCGAGCTGGAGATCTACGCGTTCTGTGACGAGACCTGTCGGGAGGAGTGGGAGCGC from Halorussus salilacus carries:
- a CDS encoding DUF2116 family Zn-ribbon domain-containing protein; protein product: MLEPTEWRGDPTRRAETDDATRREEATVEPVSSCDYCGGPIAADEWHPVVTRRDDGELEIYAFCDETCREEWERDRDDLDR